Proteins encoded within one genomic window of Natator depressus isolate rNatDep1 chromosome 1, rNatDep2.hap1, whole genome shotgun sequence:
- the CHADL gene encoding chondroadherin-like protein: MWGSLGLLLVSALFQARRAAAERCPRICICDNIKHHVTCLNKNLTEVPITVPQVTQKLDLWGNNIKVIPGGAFLPIPYLTHLNLQRCNVESIEEGAFRGLGRLIYLNLASNSIAFIYQESLDGLSSLQQLILEKNRIEEIKPGAFSQLGFLNFLNLGENFLVYLPDMVFQGLQLIKWLRLSHNALHVIATEAFAGLPTLRRLSLDHNELQSLPTEALSRLSDTTRLDLGHNPVTYISEEAIEMASLKQLFLDNMALQDVSHKAFVKSPLLHTVDLHNNQLQVLQPLTEAAHLKKINLTGNPIVCTCYMRPFKEWMEKARIQADVPCAGPGAFRGEQLESLRSIDMKCGGHAPDEEQLPSPATRRREPEGDAKTRCPKGCACSPDFQHSNCENRGLRKIPKGFPGNTQLLDLRQNEFRSIPKGSFPGLKELVSLHLQNCKITELQLGAFQGLKKLVYLYLSNNNIAAIDADAFDGAPQLSYLYLDHNRFTQMPTGAFSRLPNLFSLHLQHNSISQLSDDDLAGTGQLRWVYLSGNRITRVSPRALSPAKMLEKLHLDENLLQEVPTRSLRGLPALTELKLSKNPIQYIGDGAFLPVARSLLHLYLDNMGLEQLSSRAFAGLGPRMKSLYLDNNNMHNVPDLCSFTGLEVINLRDIPFHCDCQLLPLRRWIDKLNLRVGATCGSPAEVRGQKIKLSAVFKSCPGWGMEKSRRAHPDKVKAKIKTERNPSKEKRSGKAQARGAKKSKA, translated from the exons ATGTGGGGTTCCCTGGGCCTCCTCCTGGTGTCAGCTCTCTTCCAAGCCAGGAGAGCGGCTGCCGAGCGCTGCCCACGGATCTGCATCTGCGATAACATAAAGCACCACGTCACGTGCCTGAACAAGAACCTGACGGAGGTGCCCATCACCGTCCCACAG GTCACCCAAAAACTGGATCTCTGGGGCAACAACATAAAAGTCATCCCTGGAGGAGCTTTCCTCCCTATCCCATACCTCACCCACTTAAACCTGCAGCGATGCAATGTGGAGAGTATTGAGGAAGGAGCTTTCAGGGGACTAGGACGACTGATTTACCTCAACCTGGCTTCCAACAGTATAGCCTTCATCTACCAGGAGTCCCTGGATGGGCTGTCTTCTCTTCAGCAGCTCATCCTGGAGAAGAACCGCATAGAAGAGATAAAGCCAGGGGCTTTCAGCCAACTGGGCTTCCTCAACTTCCTCAACCTTGGCGAGAACTTCCTGGTCTACCTGCCGGATATGGTCTTCCAGGGTCTGCAGCTGATCAAGTGGCTCCGCCTGTCCCATAATGCACTTCATGTCATAGCCACGGAGGCCTTTGCTGGGTTGCCTACCCTGAGGAGGTTGAGCCTGGACCACAACGAACTGCAGTCCCTGCCCACAGAAGCCCTGTCGAGGCTGTCAGATACCACACGGCTGGACCTGGGACACAACCCTGTCACCTACATCAGCGAGGAGGCCATTGAGATGGCTTCACTGAAGCAGCTGTTCTTGGACAACATGGCCCTGCAGGATGTCTCACACAAAGCCTTCGTgaagagccccctgctgcacacaGTCGACCTCCACAACAACCAGCTGCAGGTGCTGCAGCCGCTGACAGAAGCCGCCCACCTGAAGAAAATCAACTTAACAGGGAACCCCATAGTTTGCACTTGCTACATGCGGCCCTTCAAAGAGTGGATGGAGAAAGCGAGGATCCAGGCCGATGTGCCATGTGCAGGTCCTGGTGCCTTCAGGGGTGAGCAGCTGGAGTCGCTGAGGTCCATTGATATGAAATGTGGGGGCCATGCCCCAGACGAggagcagctccccagcccagccacccgcaggagggagccagagggagatgctaAGACGAGGTGTCCAAAAGGCTGCGCCTGCTCCCCTGATTTCCAACACAGCAACTGCGAGAACAGAGGCCTCCGGAAGATCCCCAAGGGGTTCCCTGGCAACACCCAGCTCCTGGACCTGCGCCAAAATGAGTTCCGCTCCATACCCAAGGGATCCTTCCCTGGCTTGAAGGAGCTGGTCTCACTCCACCTGCAAAACTGCAAAATCACAGAACTGCAGCTGGGTGCCTTCCAGGGCTTAAAGAAGCTGGTCTACCTCTACCTGTCTAACAACAACATCGCTGCCATAGATGCTGATGCCTTTGATGGGGCCCCCCAGCTCAGCTACTTGTACCTGGACCATAACAGGTTCACTCAGATGCCCACCGGGGCCTTCAGCCGCCTGCCCAACCTCTTCTCCCTCCACTTGCAGCATAACTCCATCAGCCAGCTGTCAGACGATGACCTGGCTGGGACAGGGCAGCTACGCTGGGTCTACCTGAGTGGGAACCGCATCACTCGTGTGTcccccagagccctgagccccgccaaGATGCTAGAGAAGCTGCACCTGGATGAGAACCTTTTGCAGGAAGTGCCCACCAGGTCCCTCCGGGGTTTGCCTGCCCTTACTGAGCTGAAGCTGTCCAAGAATCCCATCCAGTATATTGGGGATGGAGCCTTCCTCCCAGTAGCCAGGTCCCTGCTGCACCTGTATCTGGATAATATGGGGCTAGAACAg CTTTCCTCAAGGGCCTTTGCTGGACTGGGTCCCAGGATGAAGAGTCTGTACCTGGACAACAACAACATGCATAACGTGCCTGACTTGTGCAGCTTCACAGGGCTGGAGGTCATCAACCTGAGAGACATCCCCTTCCACTGCGACTGCCAGCTCCTCCCACTGCGCAG ATGGATTGACAAACTGAACCTGCGTGTGGGAGCCACCTGTGGGTCCCCTGCAGAAGTCCGCGGGCAGAAGATCAAGCTTTCTGCTGTCTTCAAAAGCTGCCCAGGCTGGGGTATGGAGAAATCCAGAAGGGCCCATCCAGACAAAGTCAAGGCCAAAATCAAAACAGAAAGAAATCCCAGCAAGGAAAAGAGGTCAGGAAAAGCCCAAGCCAGAGGCGCCAAGAAGAGCAAAGCATAA